Proteins co-encoded in one Nicotiana sylvestris chromosome 7, ASM39365v2, whole genome shotgun sequence genomic window:
- the LOC104228117 gene encoding transcription factor AS1, producing the protein MRERQRWRSEEDALLRAYVKQYGPKEWHLVSQRMNTPLNRDAKSCLERWKNYLKPGIKKGSLTEEEQRLVIHLQAKHGNKWKKIAAEVPGRTAKRLGKWWEVFKEKQQREQKENNKVVDPVDEGKYDHILETFAEKIVKERSVPGLLMATSNGGFLHTDAPAPSPQTLLPPWLSNSTATSTVRSQSPSVTLSLSPSTVPPTPTPGIPWLQTDRGPENAPLILSSFPHHGVAPPCGENPFVTELAECCKELDEGHRAWAAHKKEAAWRLRRVELQLESEKTSKVREKMEEIEAKMKALREEQKATLDRIEAEYKEQLAGLRRDAEAKEQKLAEQWASKHLRLSKFLEQMGCQSRLAEPNGGR; encoded by the coding sequence ATGAGGGAGAGGCAACGGTGGCGATCTGAAGAGGATGCTTTATTGCGGGCATATGTGAAACAGTATGGACCAAAAGAGTGGCACCTTGTATCACAGCGTATGAACACACCCCTCAACAGGGACGCTAAGTCTTGCTTGGAAAGGTGGAAAAACTACCTCAAACCAGGGATTAAAAAAGGATCACTCACTGAAGAGGAGCAGCGTCTTGTTATCCATCTACAGGCCAAACACGGCAATAAATGGAAGAAAATAGCAGCTGAAGTACCGGGTCGAACTGCTAAAAGATTAGGGAAGTGGTGGGAAGTATTCAAAGAGAAGCAACAGAGGgagcagaaagaaaataataagGTTGTTGATCCAGTAGACGAGGGAAAATACGACCACATTCTTGAGACCTTTGCGGAGAAGATTGTGAAAGAGCGGAGTGTCCCAGGTTTACTTATGGCTACTTCTAACGGAGGTTTCCTCCACACCGATGCACCAGCTCCTTCGCCACAAACTCTTCTTCCGCCGTGGCTTTCTAATTCCACTGCTACTTCAACCGTCAGATCACAATCTCCCTCTGTGACATTAAGTCTCTCCCCCTCAACAGTGCCACCTACGCCTACTCCTGGAATTCCGTGGCTACAGACAGATAGAGGACCTGAAAATGCGCCCCTTATTTTGAGCAGTTTTCCACATCATGGGGTTGCCCCTCCTTGCGGAGAAAATCCATTTGTTACTGAACTTGCGGAATGCTGTAAAGAGCTAGACGAAGGGCATCGTGCTTGGGCTGCTCATAAAAAGGAAGCAGCTTGGAGGTTAAGGCGAGTGGAATTGCAGCTAGAATCAGAGAAAACAAGCAAAGTTAGGGAGAAGATGGAGGAaattgaagcaaaaatgaaagcTCTGAGGGAAGAGCAGAAGGCAACTCTAGACAGGATTGAAGCAGAATACAAGGAGCAACTAGCAGGCTTGAGGAGGGACGCAGAAGCAAAGGAGCAGAAATTAGCGGAGCAATGGGCTTCCAAACACCTGCGCCTTAGTAAGTTTCTTGAGCAGATGGGATGTCAATCAAGACTTGCAGAACCTAATGGTGGCCGCTAA